The following are encoded together in the Thermococcus sibiricus MM 739 genome:
- a CDS encoding potassium channel family protein has protein sequence MCEYTFENGEKCKTKALAGSKYCSLHVPIDEGELLYGERLKEIKKRAFERKLERGIRYFEGVQLYEANISNMTIKNPLVFKNSKIKSLIVENSDLKGLSLFNSEIERVILVSSSIGTIWIKNSTLYGFNALDIEFENSISLKNSAVRYLMMNSVQHSEKKIKGEEEYGEKESIHGRIELSDLKKVRKIGINSHYPLLKEILDEYGVNPSKISKRHVKAKVLLIKNIEFDPNPRFKRQVRIFIRNFNGTLQFENLEVLGHVEIRGGRLKIPEFIHTLIHNNLVFRGTAFYGDTTWNLTVLPNLPAELSVKGFVILEDCSFNNPTMEEFFYRLARITWEKSGDKEKADEYYYLEMLAQRKQKMGRYMTYLPKLGISIKLPAFPFRKAKTKMKHYIHLLEGLFEWFFADLTCKYGTDWKRPILIWIAMVNFVFPTIFYITRSVTSFGVPLESFLDYEYFSVVTATTLGYGDLHPIGIGRVFASIEALFGMFMWAVFLTVFARKYMR, from the coding sequence ATGTGTGAATACACTTTTGAAAATGGTGAGAAGTGTAAAACAAAAGCTCTAGCTGGTTCAAAGTATTGCTCACTCCATGTCCCTATTGATGAGGGAGAATTACTTTATGGAGAAAGATTAAAAGAGATTAAAAAGAGAGCATTTGAAAGAAAACTAGAAAGAGGAATCCGATATTTTGAAGGTGTTCAGTTGTATGAAGCCAATATTTCAAATATGACAATTAAAAATCCTCTTGTATTCAAGAACTCAAAAATAAAAAGTCTCATTGTCGAGAATTCTGATTTAAAGGGTTTATCTCTCTTCAATTCTGAAATTGAAAGGGTTATATTAGTAAGTTCATCTATAGGAACAATATGGATAAAAAATTCAACCCTTTATGGATTTAATGCCCTCGATATTGAATTCGAAAATTCAATCTCCCTAAAAAACAGTGCAGTTAGGTATCTGATGATGAATTCTGTGCAACACTCTGAGAAGAAAATAAAGGGTGAAGAGGAATATGGAGAAAAAGAAAGCATTCATGGAAGAATAGAACTCTCTGATCTTAAAAAAGTTAGAAAAATAGGGATAAACTCCCACTATCCTTTGCTTAAAGAGATTTTAGATGAATATGGGGTAAATCCCTCCAAGATATCGAAAAGACACGTAAAAGCAAAAGTACTTCTCATAAAAAATATAGAGTTTGATCCGAATCCAAGATTCAAGCGACAAGTAAGAATTTTTATTAGAAACTTTAATGGAACCCTTCAATTTGAGAATCTTGAAGTTCTAGGCCATGTTGAGATTAGAGGCGGAAGGCTAAAGATCCCCGAGTTCATTCACACGCTCATTCACAACAACCTAGTGTTTAGAGGGACTGCTTTTTACGGAGACACGACATGGAACTTAACCGTGCTTCCAAATCTCCCAGCAGAATTAAGTGTAAAAGGATTTGTGATCCTTGAAGACTGCAGTTTTAATAATCCTACAATGGAAGAGTTTTTCTACAGATTAGCAAGAATCACATGGGAAAAAAGTGGAGATAAAGAGAAAGCAGATGAGTACTACTATTTAGAAATGCTTGCACAGAGAAAACAAAAAATGGGAAGGTATATGACTTATTTGCCTAAACTTGGGATTAGTATAAAATTGCCAGCCTTTCCTTTTAGAAAGGCCAAAACCAAAATGAAACACTACATACACCTTTTAGAAGGTCTTTTTGAATGGTTTTTTGCAGATTTAACATGCAAATACGGAACAGATTGGAAAAGACCGATCTTGATCTGGATAGCTATGGTTAATTTTGTTTTTCCTACGATTTTCTATATTACCAGAAGTGTAACAAGTTTTGGTGTTCCTTTAGAGAGCTTCTTAGATTATGAATACTTTAGTGTGGTAACAGCAACAACTCTAGGCTATGGAGATTTACATCCTATTGGAATTGGAAGAGTGTTCGCTTCCATTGAAGCTCTCTTCGGGATGTTTATGTGGGCAGTTTTCCTGACGGTTTTTGCAAGGAAATACATGCGTTAA
- a CDS encoding TIGR00288 family NYN domain-containing protein translates to MRRSLFRILKREERKPKEKEEKEIHKGPPKTIGLIIDGPNILRKEFGIKLENIKEALEKIGNIRVAKVVLNQYAPQGLIEAVVNQGFEPIIVAGDTDVRIAIEAMELIYNSDIEVIGFATRDADFLPIINEGKRKGKETVVIGVEPGFSVALQNAADYVIRMEGKSEENEDYEE, encoded by the coding sequence ATGAGGAGATCATTATTCAGGATACTAAAAAGAGAAGAAAGAAAACCTAAAGAAAAAGAAGAGAAAGAAATCCATAAAGGGCCCCCAAAGACCATAGGACTTATAATCGACGGCCCAAACATCCTGAGAAAAGAATTTGGAATAAAACTTGAAAATATAAAAGAAGCTCTAGAGAAAATCGGAAATATCAGAGTTGCTAAAGTTGTTTTAAACCAATACGCTCCTCAAGGGCTTATTGAAGCGGTAGTAAATCAAGGATTTGAACCAATAATTGTTGCTGGAGATACCGATGTAAGAATCGCTATTGAGGCAATGGAGCTCATTTACAACAGTGACATAGAGGTAATAGGGTTTGCTACGAGAGACGCTGATTTTCTCCCAATAATAAATGAAGGAAAAAGAAAGGGAAAGGAGACAGTTGTTATTGGCGTAGAACCTGGTTTTAGTGTTGCTCTTCAAAACGCTGCTGATTACGTTATAAGAATGGAGGGAAAAAGTGAAGAGAACGAAGACTATGAAGAATAA
- a CDS encoding adenylate kinase — translation MNILIFGPPGSGKSTHSRRIIEKYNLEYIASGDIIRAEINKGNALGREMKKYIEKGDLLPDTVINTLVLSRLRKKRENFIIDGYPRTAEQVLALENFLYDHGIRIKLAIDIFISKEESITRISGRRICRQCGAVYHIKYNPSKVPGKCDICGGEVIQREDDTPEIVSRRYDIYINNMEPIIKFYKGQGVYVQINGHGGIEEVWERIRPLLDYIWNREKKKEEFE, via the coding sequence ATGAACATCTTGATTTTTGGCCCTCCTGGTTCTGGAAAATCCACCCATTCACGGAGAATCATTGAAAAATATAACCTAGAATACATAGCCTCAGGGGATATAATAAGAGCAGAGATAAACAAAGGGAATGCTCTTGGAAGGGAAATGAAAAAGTACATAGAAAAGGGTGACCTTTTACCCGATACTGTCATAAACACTCTAGTCCTCTCAAGACTAAGGAAAAAAAGAGAGAACTTTATTATCGATGGATATCCAAGAACAGCCGAACAGGTTTTAGCTTTAGAAAATTTCCTTTACGATCATGGAATTAGAATAAAACTTGCAATTGATATCTTCATCTCAAAAGAAGAGAGTATAACACGAATTTCCGGAAGAAGAATCTGTAGACAGTGCGGAGCAGTCTACCATATAAAATACAATCCCTCCAAAGTTCCTGGGAAATGCGATATTTGTGGTGGGGAGGTTATTCAAAGGGAAGATGACACACCAGAGATAGTATCAAGGAGATACGATATTTATATCAACAACATGGAACCAATTATCAAGTTTTACAAAGGCCAAGGGGTGTATGTGCAGATAAATGGTCACGGAGGAATCGAAGAAGTTTGGGAAAGAATCAGACCTCTTTTAGATTACATATGGAATCGGGAGAAGAAAAAGGAAGAATTCGAATAA
- a CDS encoding monovalent cation/H+ antiporter subunit E, translating to MSRVPFYLRERLDDVKQRVLFETYEAQKLPKWEQVVLTWILLFSFWTIISANLKAENLLIGGLATLVISSFMHEMLTEDIRRSGHILEKILYISFFVIPQYLFIMAFRLIESNFKVAKHAVFMDINPGIVKIKTELHSNTGVTILANSITLTPGTLTLDVNKKLGETYLYVHWISVEALNREKAGEKIKGDIEGWLRKIFW from the coding sequence ATGAGTAGGGTTCCTTTTTATTTAAGAGAGCGTCTTGATGATGTTAAGCAAAGGGTACTATTTGAGACTTATGAAGCACAAAAGCTCCCAAAATGGGAGCAGGTAGTTTTAACTTGGATTTTGCTCTTTTCTTTTTGGACGATTATAAGTGCGAACTTGAAAGCAGAGAACCTTCTTATTGGCGGGTTAGCAACTTTGGTAATATCTTCGTTTATGCATGAAATGCTCACCGAAGATATAAGGAGAAGCGGTCATATACTGGAAAAAATCCTCTATATTAGTTTCTTTGTCATTCCACAATATTTATTTATCATGGCATTTAGGTTAATTGAGAGCAACTTTAAAGTAGCAAAGCATGCAGTGTTTATGGATATAAACCCGGGTATAGTAAAGATAAAAACTGAATTGCATTCAAATACTGGAGTAACTATTCTTGCCAACTCCATAACTCTGACTCCAGGAACATTGACTCTGGATGTTAACAAAAAATTAGGTGAAACTTATCTTTATGTGCATTGGATAAGTGTAGAAGCACTCAATAGAGAGAAAGCGGGTGAAAAAATCAAGGGGGACATAGAAGGATGGTTGAGGAAGATCTTTTGGTAA
- a CDS encoding TIGR00288 family NYN domain-containing protein — protein MPSNWEKIVSITKGGVKSIGMIKQKIQRGKKIALLIDGPNILRKEFNVHLEDIVAALEELGNIRVAKVVLNQYAPQGLIEAIANQGFEPIIVAGETGVKLAVEAMREIYNQNIDIIALATRNAEFLPIILKAKEKGKETAIIGIEPGFSAALKHAADYVIALERGEDNEEIIIQDTKKRRKKT, from the coding sequence ATGCCCAGCAATTGGGAAAAGATAGTCTCGATTACAAAAGGAGGAGTAAAAAGTATCGGAATGATTAAACAAAAAATTCAAAGAGGTAAAAAAATAGCCCTACTCATTGACGGCCCAAACATCCTGAGAAAAGAATTCAATGTACATCTTGAGGATATTGTAGCTGCTCTGGAAGAACTTGGAAATATCAGAGTTGCTAAAGTTGTTTTAAACCAATACGCTCCTCAAGGGCTTATTGAAGCCATTGCAAATCAAGGATTTGAACCAATAATTGTTGCTGGAGAGACAGGGGTAAAACTCGCAGTAGAGGCTATGAGAGAGATATATAACCAAAATATAGATATAATCGCCTTAGCCACGCGAAATGCTGAGTTTTTGCCCATAATATTGAAAGCAAAGGAGAAAGGAAAAGAAACTGCCATTATCGGTATTGAACCTGGATTTAGTGCTGCTCTGAAACATGCTGCTGATTATGTAATAGCCCTCGAAAGAGGTGAAGATAATGAGGAGATCATTATTCAGGATACTAAAAAGAGAAGAAAGAAAACCTAA
- the mobA gene encoding molybdenum cofactor guanylyltransferase MobA, with product MIGVVLAGGKSSRFGGEKLLYKINGKPLILHTIERVLNAKKIEEIVIVTSKEKMKSFEKLGFSVVVDKLKIGPIGGVYTAISHFADVFVVAGDMPLINPKFVDWIVEKFHESNTLVCVPKWKNGYLEPLHAAYSQDFLEMIKRQIEKGEYMLGKAIRASSPCYIKIESLPLEWQESLFNINAKSDLKKIKGALQV from the coding sequence ATGATAGGTGTAGTCCTAGCTGGAGGCAAATCAAGTCGTTTTGGAGGAGAAAAACTCCTCTATAAAATTAATGGGAAACCCCTGATACTTCACACAATAGAGAGAGTGTTAAACGCCAAAAAGATAGAAGAAATTGTTATAGTAACCTCTAAAGAAAAAATGAAAAGCTTTGAAAAGCTTGGTTTTAGTGTCGTTGTTGATAAACTCAAAATAGGCCCAATAGGGGGAGTTTATACTGCCATATCCCACTTTGCAGATGTTTTTGTAGTTGCAGGTGACATGCCCCTCATAAACCCCAAATTCGTTGATTGGATTGTAGAAAAATTTCATGAGTCTAACACTCTGGTATGTGTGCCAAAATGGAAAAACGGATATCTTGAACCCCTTCACGCCGCTTATTCCCAAGATTTTCTAGAAATGATTAAAAGACAAATAGAAAAAGGCGAATATATGCTTGGAAAAGCAATAAGGGCCTCAAGCCCCTGTTACATAAAAATAGAGTCCCTACCATTGGAATGGCAAGAGAGTCTTTTCAATATAAACGCAAAAAGTGATTTAAAAAAGATTAAAGGCGCTTTGCAAGTATAA
- a CDS encoding ParB/RepB/Spo0J family partition protein, which produces MIRLITREEAFKRAERIKRENEILYGTPFESEHKYLPTDVLIPTQWQLSEKKLLVVLQEIVHGYDAPVIVLEHKGKYYILDGHHRAYARKKLGFSQVESIILRPIRDIPTKIEKSTKKAKLNSLDDIVIVKE; this is translated from the coding sequence GTGATTAGACTCATAACAAGAGAAGAAGCATTTAAGAGGGCTGAGCGAATAAAGAGAGAAAATGAGATTCTTTATGGAACACCTTTTGAGTCAGAACATAAATATCTGCCTACTGATGTTCTAATCCCCACCCAGTGGCAATTGAGCGAGAAAAAACTATTAGTGGTACTTCAAGAGATAGTACATGGATATGATGCTCCAGTAATTGTTTTGGAGCATAAAGGGAAGTATTACATCTTAGACGGGCACCATCGGGCTTATGCCAGGAAAAAACTTGGATTCTCGCAAGTCGAGTCGATAATATTAAGGCCCATTCGGGATATTCCAACAAAAATCGAGAAGTCTACAAAAAAAGCAAAGTTAAACAGTTTAGACGATATCGTGATTGTTAAAGAATAA
- a CDS encoding ribonuclease Z, which yields MLEVIFLGTGGIMPTKERNVPAIALKYGGEIILWDIGEGTLRQLDTTKLSPMKIEKIFITHFHGDHYLGLMSLIQTMTLWKRERPLYIYGPKYTFEFIQNYLKSGFFRPSFEIHIHELGETRLKFKDYEIWSFKVDHGIPALGYVFKENDKRGNFDVEKIRELGLKPGPWMKKLEIKGKIEINGKLIYLEDVTGEPKKGVKIVYTGDTEQCERIKLFSERADLLIHEATYLSREDKGDSYHSTVEEACETAKRAKVELLALFHRAPRYKYEEYVQEANKICEYKFIIPQDFDVVRLGEKYELSSLR from the coding sequence ATGCTTGAAGTAATCTTCCTTGGAACTGGAGGCATTATGCCAACCAAAGAGAGAAACGTCCCAGCCATAGCCTTAAAGTATGGAGGCGAGATAATTCTGTGGGATATCGGGGAAGGTACACTAAGACAGTTAGATACAACGAAATTGAGCCCAATGAAGATAGAAAAAATTTTTATAACTCATTTCCATGGCGATCACTATTTAGGATTAATGAGTCTTATCCAAACGATGACTCTTTGGAAGCGAGAGCGCCCACTCTACATCTACGGGCCCAAATATACCTTCGAGTTCATTCAGAACTATCTTAAGAGCGGCTTTTTTAGACCAAGTTTTGAGATCCATATCCACGAGCTTGGGGAGACAAGACTAAAGTTCAAAGACTATGAAATATGGAGCTTCAAAGTAGACCATGGTATCCCGGCCTTAGGCTACGTTTTCAAGGAAAATGACAAAAGAGGGAATTTTGATGTTGAAAAAATCAGAGAACTTGGATTGAAACCTGGCCCTTGGATGAAAAAGCTCGAAATTAAAGGAAAAATAGAAATCAATGGAAAATTGATATATCTGGAAGATGTTACCGGAGAACCAAAGAAAGGTGTAAAGATCGTATACACGGGTGATACAGAGCAGTGTGAAAGGATAAAGCTCTTTTCGGAGAGAGCTGACTTATTGATCCACGAGGCAACATATTTAAGCAGAGAGGACAAGGGAGATAGCTATCATTCCACGGTGGAGGAAGCTTGTGAGACTGCAAAAAGGGCTAAAGTCGAGCTTTTGGCACTTTTCCACAGAGCACCAAGGTATAAATATGAGGAATATGTCCAAGAGGCAAATAAGATATGTGAGTATAAGTTTATAATTCCTCAAGATTTTGATGTTGTTAGGCTTGGTGAGAAGTATGAGTTATCTTCGCTACGTTAA
- a CDS encoding TraB domain-containing protein, with protein MSYLRYVKIIGTMHVSPKSRQKVREIILKERPNAIAIELDQQRFYAIQSPKKLAFQEALKLGKSALLTYILMKVEEKIGEEFGMKPGEEMKEAIYMSGLLGVPLYLIDEDIRIIMEKLLKAPFREKVFLFLESALVLLPIAPSREENSEDITENYKIMMQQFKTRYPYLFKVLVEERNEIMARNLKKIVDDLKRMGLKKPKVIAVVGLGHKKGIERILNSYKEQRFIKSKTNL; from the coding sequence ATGAGTTATCTTCGCTACGTTAAAATCATAGGTACAATGCATGTTTCACCAAAAAGCAGGCAAAAAGTAAGGGAAATAATCCTAAAAGAAAGACCCAATGCGATAGCTATTGAATTAGACCAACAGCGTTTTTATGCCATTCAATCTCCCAAAAAACTCGCCTTCCAAGAGGCCTTAAAACTTGGGAAGAGTGCACTTCTGACATATATTCTAATGAAGGTGGAAGAGAAAATTGGAGAAGAGTTCGGTATGAAACCTGGGGAAGAAATGAAAGAAGCTATTTATATGTCTGGACTTCTCGGTGTCCCCCTTTATCTAATCGACGAAGACATTAGGATCATTATGGAGAAACTTCTGAAAGCGCCTTTTAGGGAAAAAGTGTTTCTATTTCTTGAAAGTGCTTTAGTGCTTCTCCCTATAGCTCCCAGTAGGGAAGAAAACTCGGAGGATATCACGGAAAACTACAAAATAATGATGCAACAATTCAAAACTAGATATCCCTACCTCTTTAAAGTTCTGGTAGAAGAACGAAATGAGATTATGGCAAGAAACCTCAAAAAAATCGTTGATGACTTAAAAAGGATGGGACTTAAAAAACCAAAAGTCATTGCCGTGGTTGGACTGGGCCATAAAAAAGGGATAGAAAGAATTTTAAACTCTTACAAAGAGCAAAGATTTATTAAGTCCAAAACAAACTTATAA
- a CDS encoding single- stranded DNA-binding family protein: MPRLSTGFVRANGYANKVRKVLFALTRGKIVPENVVRASAQLNQYLFDKLQELNVKKEDVVRISIGFSIKSGEIEWNYDSLQIEVYKKEEEEKLAEAMEEVEESERALEAIINELSNLSEKLKELSEEVSQIVETLKREHTSLKLEFEK; the protein is encoded by the coding sequence ATGCCCAGGCTCTCGACTGGTTTTGTTAGGGCAAATGGATATGCCAACAAGGTTAGAAAGGTTCTATTTGCTTTAACACGAGGTAAAATTGTACCAGAAAATGTTGTGAGGGCCTCTGCTCAGCTAAACCAGTACTTGTTTGATAAACTCCAAGAACTGAATGTGAAAAAGGAAGATGTTGTGAGGATTTCAATAGGCTTCAGTATTAAAAGTGGTGAGATAGAATGGAACTATGATAGCTTGCAAATTGAGGTTTATAAGAAAGAGGAAGAAGAAAAGCTCGCTGAGGCCATGGAAGAGGTTGAAGAAAGTGAAAGAGCCTTAGAAGCTATCATAAATGAACTTAGTAATCTTTCAGAAAAACTGAAAGAACTTAGTGAAGAGGTCTCCCAAATAGTTGAAACACTTAAAAGAGAACACACTTCACTAAAACTGGAATTTGAAAAATAA
- a CDS encoding Lrp/AsnC family transcriptional regulator has translation MLNELMYEEEIAILKNILKGKLDDLDIKIYQLLREDGRMSDTKIAEKLQVSITTVRRRRMRLQEEGILQIIALILLRAANVAYADVLIKFKQNVKMEEIKEFISRAVFNPRIYEATEYFGGEYDLLLRFFESNPEKLKYHIDKFLREVDIVEIYRIFPAIGSPKAWYRKFTLKF, from the coding sequence ATGTTGAACGAACTTATGTATGAGGAAGAAATTGCAATTTTAAAAAATATCCTTAAAGGTAAATTAGATGATTTGGATATCAAAATATACCAATTATTGCGGGAAGACGGAAGAATGAGCGATACTAAAATTGCGGAAAAACTTCAAGTCTCAATTACCACAGTTAGACGACGACGCATGAGGCTTCAAGAAGAAGGGATTTTGCAAATAATAGCATTAATTTTGCTTAGAGCAGCTAATGTTGCATATGCTGATGTTTTAATTAAATTTAAGCAAAATGTTAAGATGGAAGAGATTAAAGAATTTATTAGCAGAGCAGTGTTTAATCCGAGGATATATGAAGCAACTGAGTACTTTGGGGGAGAATACGATTTATTACTAAGATTTTTTGAATCTAATCCTGAGAAACTCAAATACCATATAGACAAGTTCCTCAGAGAGGTAGATATCGTGGAAATATACAGAATATTCCCTGCAATTGGAAGTCCCAAAGCATGGTATCGCAAATTTACGTTAAAATTCTAA
- a CDS encoding tetratricopeptide repeat protein has product MEELLKAIQEKDCKRLASLLYYKVDELSEEDLKEVLERAEKLVLECKDYELYKLVVYYFLEFLNIDKIEEFEKLAEKEDSFEVKYHLADLYYLIGELEKALDLYRGLLEEETEKGNLENIAKIYYNMGLIHEELLEYEKALELMNKAEKVLDDLGKEEDVVQIGIHKAYITFEMGELSKAKAQLARILPQVLDNNRLRAQIHLVFEEIFEDKDNYEAALHECLYAMLHARDTEYFDVAFDSLIDVLWQMMMEDQFETVYNNMDMFTNVFEDMREFFEGVKAVALYKDGKIGREEVSEYITKIDDRRLLDLLEFLSEAEL; this is encoded by the coding sequence ATGGAGGAACTCCTCAAAGCAATTCAGGAGAAAGACTGCAAAAGATTGGCAAGTTTGCTCTATTACAAGGTGGATGAGCTGAGTGAAGAGGACTTAAAGGAGGTTCTTGAGAGGGCCGAAAAACTGGTCCTTGAGTGTAAAGACTATGAGCTGTATAAGCTTGTTGTGTATTACTTCCTCGAATTCTTAAACATCGATAAGATTGAAGAGTTTGAGAAGCTAGCTGAAAAGGAAGATAGCTTCGAGGTTAAATATCACCTTGCCGATTTGTACTACCTTATAGGCGAATTGGAAAAAGCACTTGACCTTTACAGAGGTCTTCTTGAGGAGGAGACAGAAAAAGGGAACCTTGAAAATATTGCAAAAATCTACTACAACATGGGACTCATTCACGAGGAGCTTTTGGAATATGAGAAAGCTTTAGAACTTATGAACAAGGCTGAAAAAGTTCTCGATGACCTTGGAAAAGAAGAAGACGTCGTTCAGATTGGGATACACAAGGCATACATCACATTTGAAATGGGAGAACTCTCAAAAGCAAAGGCCCAATTAGCTAGAATACTTCCTCAAGTGCTTGATAATAATCGTTTGAGGGCCCAAATACACTTGGTTTTTGAAGAGATATTCGAGGATAAAGATAATTATGAGGCAGCATTACATGAGTGTCTTTATGCAATGTTACATGCAAGGGACACGGAGTATTTCGATGTAGCGTTTGACTCATTGATTGATGTTTTATGGCAGATGATGATGGAAGACCAGTTTGAGACGGTTTACAACAACATGGACATGTTTACGAATGTATTTGAGGATATGAGGGAATTCTTTGAGGGTGTAAAAGCGGTGGCTCTATATAAGGATGGAAAAATAGGGAGAGAGGAAGTGAGCGAATACATCACTAAGATCGATGATAGAAGGCTTTTGGATCTTCTTGAATTTCTAAGTGAAGCGGAACTCTGA
- a CDS encoding ATP-NAD kinase family protein — MKAGLIVNPIAGMGGRVALKGTDGVVEEAIRRGAEPIAIEFTKLFLKELSHYDVSIKFFTGPDGLGEDALKEFEFPYHVIKHRKIGEKEILGVKIPNTNKEDTKTLTKFMSKDVDIIVFAGGDGTARDIYEAIDEKKPILGIPTGVKMFSGVFATSPEDAARLLVEFTKGNAKLIEKEILDLDENAYRHDEVKAQLYGKCLVPYVETLVQSAKEATPLDEEEELEAIANTLVEELEDGIYFLGAGSTIKKIKDRLGINGTLLGVDIVEIKDGKAKLVVKDAQEKDLLKYIDKAPKIIVTIVGGLNFLFGRGNQQFSPKILSQIPKENIIVVASPAKVRRPIRVYTGEREVDEKLRGYIKVRISPWAERMVKVI; from the coding sequence ATGAAAGCTGGATTAATAGTAAATCCAATAGCTGGAATGGGGGGAAGAGTCGCTTTAAAAGGAACTGACGGAGTAGTGGAAGAAGCTATACGGAGAGGGGCTGAACCAATAGCAATCGAGTTTACGAAGCTTTTTCTGAAAGAACTCTCCCATTATGATGTAAGTATCAAGTTTTTCACAGGCCCCGATGGATTAGGGGAAGACGCCCTCAAAGAGTTTGAATTTCCATATCACGTCATCAAGCATAGAAAAATTGGAGAAAAGGAAATTTTAGGTGTTAAAATCCCGAATACCAACAAAGAAGACACAAAAACACTCACAAAGTTCATGAGCAAAGATGTTGATATAATTGTATTCGCAGGCGGAGATGGGACCGCAAGAGATATTTATGAAGCAATAGACGAAAAAAAGCCAATATTGGGAATTCCAACCGGCGTTAAGATGTTTTCAGGAGTCTTTGCTACATCTCCAGAGGATGCAGCGAGGCTTTTAGTTGAATTCACAAAAGGAAATGCAAAACTAATTGAGAAGGAAATTCTTGACCTGGATGAAAATGCATACAGGCATGATGAAGTAAAGGCCCAGCTCTACGGAAAATGCCTTGTACCTTATGTTGAAACGCTTGTACAAAGTGCCAAAGAGGCCACTCCACTTGATGAGGAGGAAGAACTTGAGGCCATAGCCAATACTCTGGTGGAAGAGCTTGAGGATGGAATCTATTTCCTAGGAGCGGGTTCTACAATAAAAAAGATAAAAGACAGGCTTGGAATCAATGGAACACTTTTAGGAGTTGACATAGTTGAAATCAAAGATGGAAAAGCCAAACTGGTAGTAAAAGATGCTCAAGAAAAGGATTTGCTCAAATACATTGATAAAGCCCCAAAAATAATAGTAACCATTGTAGGGGGCCTTAACTTTCTCTTTGGCAGGGGAAACCAGCAGTTTTCTCCAAAAATTTTAAGTCAAATCCCCAAGGAAAATATTATAGTAGTGGCTAGTCCGGCCAAGGTTAGAAGGCCAATAAGAGTTTATACCGGGGAAAGAGAAGTGGATGAAAAACTCAGGGGGTATATAAAAGTTAGAATATCCCCCTGGGCTGAGAGAATGGTGAAAGTAATATGA
- a CDS encoding GNAT family N-acetyltransferase produces the protein MVAVRIATLEDTEEIVDVHCSGIERWFRKSENRETSYKELSIRERYLHGGPWMSIETCAIHLNYLLLEGQIPLVAEVDGKIIGNAEVLISEEPIKGEIMKIAHIDVLEVHKNFRGEGVGREIIKFVEELAKENGCELVTVTPEKSAVGFYKKVGIEEIIHKASFVEFDLEQFSEEIEPELFKFSWNEIEGLEMVAGKFQTSYHHWFTAFKDRIAGIDDKNYLESGRIRGSYYVLEESFFDRSLVTAYLWGKKEDLILLLSRAGSLGFRKLRTIIEKDLVEKFEPKTLDSVVILAKRL, from the coding sequence ATGGTGGCGGTTAGGATAGCAACACTTGAAGATACTGAAGAGATAGTTGATGTTCATTGTTCAGGAATTGAGAGATGGTTTAGAAAGAGTGAAAATCGAGAAACCAGTTATAAAGAGTTGAGTATAAGGGAACGATATTTGCATGGAGGCCCTTGGATGAGTATTGAAACCTGTGCAATCCATTTGAATTATCTTCTCTTGGAAGGCCAAATCCCCCTTGTAGCAGAAGTGGATGGAAAGATAATAGGAAATGCTGAAGTACTGATAAGCGAAGAACCGATAAAAGGGGAGATAATGAAAATAGCTCACATAGATGTTCTTGAAGTTCATAAGAATTTCAGAGGGGAAGGAGTGGGACGAGAAATTATTAAATTTGTTGAAGAACTTGCTAAGGAGAATGGATGTGAGCTTGTAACTGTTACTCCAGAAAAGTCGGCAGTTGGTTTTTATAAGAAAGTTGGTATTGAGGAGATTATACATAAGGCAAGTTTTGTCGAATTTGATTTGGAGCAGTTTTCAGAGGAAATTGAACCGGAACTCTTTAAGTTCTCATGGAATGAGATCGAGGGATTAGAAATGGTTGCCGGAAAGTTCCAGACTTCTTACCATCATTGGTTTACAGCCTTTAAAGACAGAATTGCTGGAATAGACGATAAGAATTATCTTGAAAGTGGCAGAATTCGGGGATCTTATTATGTTCTTGAAGAATCTTTCTTCGATAGATCTCTTGTTACCGCCTATCTATGGGGTAAAAAGGAGGATCTAATCCTCTTGCTTAGCAGAGCAGGAAGTTTGGGGTTTAGGAAACTTCGAACAATAATTGAAAAAGATTTGGTGGAAAAATTCGAACCAAAAACACTGGATAGTGTCGTTATACTTGCAAAGCGCCTTTAA